A part of Kitasatospora acidiphila genomic DNA contains:
- a CDS encoding penicillin acylase family protein, whose amino-acid sequence MPRSRRSKKFRRARLLVLLLVVLLVAGVSAGGWYAVDTVRASFPQVSGTVQVPGLSSSVQVKRDAQGIPQIYADTSEDLFKAQGYVQAQDRFWEMDVRRHITAGRLSEMFGSSQVDTDAFVRTMGWREVAQKEYDTVLTPETKKYLQAYSDGVNDWLSKHPGGASASLEYALLGTVNSGYKPEQWTPVDSVSWLKAMAWNLSGNVQDEIDRSLLSQTFTPDQINQLYPDYPYDRNPTITQGGTVSADGTYKPATAAGTTGAVQQSSAVTKGLQDVSGKMGKLPQLLGPQGQGIGSNSWVVSGSHTVSGKPLLANDPHLGPGLPNVWYQMGLHCRTVSPSCQYDTTGFTFAGMPGVIIGHNQSISWGFTNMGADVADLYLEKITGPDTYLKDNQDQKFATRQETIKVAGGADRTITVRSTSNGLGQCPLISDQSTEEQNVGTYAPVGNSAPDRGTTGYGVSLCWTALTPGKTMDAVFEFDKATDFTSFRAAAKDFAVPAQNLIYADTQNHIGYQAPGVIPVRGKGDGRYPAPGWDSSYDWKAYLDFKSLPWVEDPPSGYIVTANQPVADQSYKPLITNDWEYGTRAKEITDQIQARLANGGKISPDDMQSMQLDNASVMAKTLVPMLLKEQITDPYVRQAQDLLKDWNYNQDADSAAAAYYNGVWRQLLTLSFGQKFPASVRAQGDCLLVAQKVDANQPAGSLGGETKIVTQCGTRKPSQAQPDGGDRWMEVVRQQLANPNSPWWDYVDSNHVQQHGLDNLLKEAMKDARQDLTAHLGKDISTWSWGRLHQLTLNEQTLGTDNSSIASGLVHRLLNRGPYQMSGGSAAVDATGWTAAAGYDVDWIPSMRMVVDLNDFNASRWINVGGESGHAFNDNYDDQTGLWAQGKMLTWAYSGQAVDQATKNTLTLQP is encoded by the coding sequence ATGCCCCGCTCGCGACGCTCCAAGAAGTTTCGGCGCGCCCGACTGCTAGTGCTATTGCTCGTCGTGCTGCTGGTGGCCGGTGTGTCGGCCGGCGGATGGTACGCGGTGGATACCGTGCGGGCCTCGTTCCCGCAGGTCAGCGGCACGGTCCAGGTGCCCGGTCTGAGCAGCTCGGTCCAGGTCAAGCGGGACGCCCAGGGGATCCCGCAGATCTACGCCGACACGTCCGAGGACCTGTTCAAGGCCCAGGGCTACGTCCAGGCCCAGGACCGGTTCTGGGAGATGGACGTGCGCCGGCACATCACGGCCGGCCGGCTCTCCGAGATGTTCGGCTCCAGCCAGGTCGACACCGATGCGTTCGTCCGCACCATGGGCTGGCGCGAGGTGGCGCAGAAGGAGTACGACACCGTCCTCACCCCGGAGACCAAGAAGTACCTGCAGGCCTACTCGGACGGCGTGAACGACTGGCTGTCCAAGCACCCCGGCGGGGCCAGCGCCTCGCTGGAGTACGCGCTGCTCGGCACCGTCAACAGCGGCTACAAGCCGGAGCAGTGGACCCCGGTGGACTCGGTCTCCTGGCTGAAGGCGATGGCCTGGAACCTCTCGGGCAACGTGCAGGACGAGATCGACCGCTCGCTGCTGAGCCAGACCTTCACCCCGGACCAGATCAACCAGCTCTACCCGGACTACCCGTACGACCGGAACCCCACCATCACGCAGGGCGGCACGGTCAGCGCGGACGGCACCTACAAGCCGGCGACGGCCGCCGGCACCACCGGCGCGGTCCAGCAGAGCTCGGCGGTCACCAAGGGCCTGCAGGACGTCTCCGGCAAGATGGGCAAGCTGCCGCAGCTGCTCGGCCCGCAGGGGCAGGGCATCGGCTCCAACTCCTGGGTGGTCTCCGGCAGCCACACCGTCAGCGGCAAGCCGCTGCTGGCCAACGACCCGCACCTGGGCCCCGGCCTGCCGAACGTCTGGTACCAGATGGGCCTGCACTGCCGGACCGTCAGCCCGAGCTGCCAGTACGACACGACGGGCTTCACCTTCGCCGGCATGCCGGGCGTGATCATCGGACACAACCAGTCGATCAGCTGGGGCTTCACCAACATGGGCGCCGATGTGGCCGACCTCTACCTGGAGAAGATCACCGGTCCCGACACCTACCTGAAGGACAACCAGGACCAGAAGTTCGCCACCCGCCAGGAGACCATCAAGGTCGCCGGCGGGGCGGACCGCACCATCACCGTGCGCTCCACCAGCAACGGACTCGGCCAGTGCCCGCTGATCTCCGACCAGAGCACGGAGGAGCAGAACGTCGGCACCTACGCGCCGGTCGGCAACTCGGCGCCGGACCGCGGCACCACGGGCTACGGCGTGTCGCTGTGCTGGACGGCGCTGACGCCGGGCAAGACCATGGACGCGGTCTTCGAGTTCGACAAGGCCACCGACTTCACCTCGTTCCGCGCCGCGGCCAAGGACTTCGCCGTCCCCGCGCAGAACCTGATCTACGCCGACACCCAGAACCACATCGGCTACCAGGCGCCGGGCGTGATCCCGGTCCGCGGCAAGGGCGACGGCCGCTACCCGGCCCCGGGCTGGGACTCCAGCTACGACTGGAAGGCCTACCTGGACTTCAAGAGCCTGCCCTGGGTGGAGGACCCGCCGTCCGGCTACATCGTCACCGCCAACCAGCCGGTGGCCGACCAGAGCTACAAGCCGCTGATCACCAACGACTGGGAGTACGGCACCCGGGCCAAGGAGATCACCGACCAGATCCAGGCCCGGCTGGCCAACGGCGGCAAGATCTCGCCGGACGACATGCAGTCGATGCAGCTGGACAACGCCAGCGTGATGGCCAAGACCCTGGTCCCGATGCTGCTCAAGGAGCAGATCACCGACCCGTACGTGCGCCAGGCCCAGGACCTGCTGAAGGACTGGAACTACAACCAGGACGCCGACTCGGCCGCCGCCGCCTACTACAACGGCGTCTGGCGCCAGCTGCTCACCCTGTCGTTCGGGCAGAAGTTCCCGGCCTCGGTGCGCGCCCAGGGTGACTGCCTGCTGGTCGCACAGAAGGTGGACGCCAACCAGCCGGCCGGCTCGCTCGGCGGTGAGACGAAGATCGTCACCCAGTGCGGCACCCGCAAGCCCAGCCAGGCCCAGCCCGACGGCGGCGACCGCTGGATGGAGGTCGTCCGGCAGCAGCTGGCCAACCCGAACAGCCCGTGGTGGGACTACGTCGACTCCAACCACGTGCAGCAGCACGGCCTGGACAACCTGCTGAAGGAGGCGATGAAGGACGCCCGCCAGGACCTCACCGCCCACCTCGGCAAGGACATCTCCACCTGGAGCTGGGGCCGGCTGCACCAGCTGACCCTCAACGAGCAGACCCTGGGCACCGACAACTCCTCGATCGCCTCGGGGCTGGTGCACCGGCTGCTCAACCGCGGGCCGTACCAGATGTCCGGCGGCTCGGCGGCGGTCGACGCCACCGGCTGGACCGCCGCGGCCGGCTACGACGTGGACTGGATCCCGTCGATGCGGATGGTGGTCGACCTGAACGACTTCAACGCCTCCCGCTGGATCAACGTGGGCGGCGAGTCGGGGCACGCCTTCAACGACAACTACGACGACCAGACCGGCCTGTGGGCCCAGGGCAAGATGCTGACCTGGGCGTACTCCGGCCAAGCGGTGGACCAGGCGACCAAGAACACCCTGACCCTGCAACCCTGA
- a CDS encoding 5-formyltetrahydrofolate cyclo-ligase, with product MSDDLLYNEKAALRSRLLAARRALSPERRSTAAAALAERALTLLPAGAVVAAYVSVGAEPGTRPLLDLLHEHGTRVLLPVLLPDNDLDWAAYQGPDRLAPAARGLLEPTGERLGPDAVTGAGVVLLPGLAVDRRGLRLGRGGGSYDRVLARLAAAGATPLLATLLYPDELLDRVPAEPHDRPVHAVVTPEGVHRF from the coding sequence GTGTCCGACGATCTCTTGTACAACGAGAAGGCCGCGCTGCGGTCACGGCTGCTCGCCGCCCGGCGCGCGCTGTCCCCCGAACGGCGGTCGACGGCGGCCGCGGCACTCGCCGAGCGGGCGCTGACCCTGCTGCCGGCGGGCGCCGTGGTGGCGGCCTACGTCTCGGTGGGCGCGGAGCCCGGCACCCGCCCGCTGCTCGACCTGCTGCACGAGCACGGCACCCGGGTGCTGCTGCCGGTGCTGCTGCCGGACAACGACCTGGACTGGGCCGCCTACCAGGGCCCGGACCGGCTCGCCCCGGCGGCGCGCGGCCTGCTGGAGCCGACCGGCGAGCGGCTGGGCCCGGACGCGGTCACCGGGGCCGGCGTGGTGCTGCTGCCCGGCCTGGCGGTGGACCGGCGCGGGCTGCGACTGGGCCGTGGCGGCGGCTCCTACGACCGGGTGCTGGCCCGGCTGGCCGCCGCCGGCGCCACCCCGCTGCTGGCCACCCTGCTCTATCCGGACGAGCTGCTGGACCGGGTGCCCGCCGAGCCGCACGACCGGCCGGTGCACGCCGTGGTGACCCCGGAGGGCGTGCACCGGTTCTGA